A single region of the Nitrospirota bacterium genome encodes:
- a CDS encoding M20/M25/M40 family metallo-hydrolase gives MFAPHINRSRLVETFTELVRINAPSFGEREIGAALARMLEGAGCSVRFQEYGQSFNLIALKKGERPNTPPLLLSAHMDTIEPTAGISFTVDSDAVRTTGPTVLGADDKSALAQIVEAVTALDERAIPHGDIEIVFTSAEERGLVGAKRLDFGRLASRHALVLDSSGGIGKLITAAPTQYTYEMRVTGRAAHAGIEPERGLNALRVAAEIIAAVPDGRIDAGTTANIGVVRGGTATNVVPHEAVIKGEFRSHSDARIETIRRDIFDTARRIAAQRGALVAITEQEEYRAFRIDERDAFFSFMHGVLASCGITPVAARTGGGSDANVFNRHGITALNISNGMQNVHSTEEFITIDDLFNGCLVVLTAIVSFGDHFKRA, from the coding sequence ATGTTCGCCCCTCATATCAACCGCAGCCGGCTGGTCGAGACCTTTACGGAGCTCGTCCGCATCAACGCGCCCTCCTTCGGGGAGCGGGAGATCGGCGCTGCCCTCGCCCGGATGCTCGAAGGGGCGGGATGCAGCGTACGCTTCCAGGAATACGGGCAGTCGTTCAACCTCATCGCCCTGAAAAAAGGAGAGAGACCGAATACCCCGCCGCTCCTCCTCAGCGCCCATATGGACACCATAGAGCCTACGGCAGGGATCAGCTTCACCGTGGACAGCGATGCAGTGCGGACCACCGGTCCCACCGTGCTCGGCGCGGACGACAAGAGCGCCCTCGCCCAGATCGTCGAGGCGGTGACGGCGCTCGACGAGCGCGCGATCCCGCACGGCGATATCGAGATCGTCTTCACCTCTGCCGAGGAGCGGGGGCTCGTGGGAGCGAAGCGGCTCGACTTCGGCAGGCTCGCGAGCCGGCACGCCCTGGTGCTCGACTCGAGCGGCGGCATAGGGAAGCTCATCACTGCAGCTCCCACCCAATATACCTACGAGATGCGGGTTACCGGGAGGGCGGCGCACGCGGGCATCGAGCCCGAGCGCGGCCTCAATGCCCTCAGGGTTGCGGCCGAGATCATCGCAGCAGTGCCCGACGGCAGGATCGATGCCGGGACGACCGCCAATATCGGCGTTGTCCGGGGAGGGACGGCGACGAACGTGGTGCCGCACGAGGCGGTGATCAAGGGCGAGTTCAGGAGCCACAGCGACGCGAGGATCGAGACGATCAGGCGGGATATATTCGATACCGCCCGCCGCATCGCTGCGCAGCGCGGCGCGCTCGTCGCGATCACGGAACAGGAGGAGTACCGGGCGTTCAGGATAGACGAGCGGGACGCGTTCTTCTCCTTCATGCACGGTGTGCTCGCCTCGTGCGGCATCACGCCGGTCGCCGCGCGCACCGGCGGCGGCTCGGATGCGAACGTATTCAACCGCCACGGCATCACCGCCCTCAACATCTCCAACGGCATGCAGAACGTCCACTCGACCGAGGAGTTCATCACCATCGACGACCTCTTCAACGGCTGCCTCGTCGTGCTCACTGCCATCGTCTCGTTCGGGGATCACTTCAAAAGGGCATAG
- a CDS encoding EAL domain-containing protein — translation MDKGEKPGHRKKAAERAPDSRRKRRLICRLGRTEERAKGAIDRAYAELEERFEERTRELEESRALLTEIADNSPAVIYSKDLEGRLIFINKEYARLFGIPREWMIGKTDYDILPGDIAEEIRANDREVIERGAPAEYEESIISGGERRTYISMKFPLRDAAGTIYGMAGVSTDITERKRAEEALRESKERFQTLADNIAQLAWMADASGWIFWYNKRWFDYTGTTLEEMQGWGWRKVHHPDHVQRVVEKIGRCFRTGEVWEDTFPLRGKDGRYRWFLSRAIPIRDEQDRILRWFGTNTDITDRMLMEEEIRHMAHHDALTGLPNRRLFLDIVTIETAQARRHAKKLAILFLDLDRFKEVNDTLGHEAGDRLLKEVAERLRESVRESDTVARIGGDEFNILLADIVHTEDIALIARKVVDAFRKPYTVNGHELSITTSIGISVYPDDAEEIEPLFRYADIALYHAKERGRNAYQFFSDELNSRTVERVRIESDLRRTLERGELTVHYQPQIDIASRTVVCAEALVRWQHPEEGLLGPVRFLPVAEETGLVSAIDEWVLRTACAQVRGWQEEGWSGLFITVNLSGRQLHHPELGTLITGILEETGLTPECLDIEVAERVVMSNIERASTRLNELARKGLRISIDDFGTGCSSVIHLKRLPVQRLKIDRSFIHDIATDPDDRAIITAVTSLAHSMQMRVVAEGVETEEQLSFLRASRCDEMQGHLFSAPLPAGEFGELMRRGA, via the coding sequence ATGGACAAGGGAGAGAAGCCAGGCCATCGGAAGAAAGCGGCGGAGAGAGCTCCGGACAGCAGGAGAAAGCGGCGGCTCATCTGCCGCTTGGGGCGTACGGAGGAAAGGGCGAAGGGAGCGATCGATAGGGCGTATGCCGAGCTGGAAGAACGATTCGAAGAGAGGACGCGCGAGCTGGAGGAAAGCCGCGCCCTCCTCACCGAGATCGCCGACAACAGCCCGGCGGTCATCTACTCGAAGGACCTCGAAGGCCGCCTCATATTCATCAACAAGGAATATGCCCGACTCTTCGGCATCCCTAGGGAATGGATGATCGGCAAGACCGATTACGACATTCTCCCCGGGGATATTGCGGAAGAGATCCGCGCCAACGACCGGGAGGTGATCGAACGGGGCGCGCCGGCCGAATACGAGGAGAGCATCATCTCCGGAGGCGAGCGCCGCACCTATATCTCCATGAAATTCCCTTTGCGCGACGCAGCGGGGACTATCTACGGCATGGCAGGGGTATCCACCGATATCACCGAAAGGAAGCGCGCCGAGGAGGCGCTCCGGGAGAGCAAGGAGCGCTTCCAGACCCTGGCCGACAACATCGCCCAGCTCGCCTGGATGGCGGATGCATCGGGATGGATCTTCTGGTATAACAAACGCTGGTTCGACTATACGGGGACCACGCTCGAAGAGATGCAGGGATGGGGCTGGCGGAAGGTGCATCACCCCGACCACGTGCAGCGCGTCGTCGAGAAGATCGGCCGCTGCTTCCGGACCGGGGAGGTGTGGGAAGACACCTTTCCGCTCCGCGGGAAGGACGGGCGCTACCGCTGGTTCCTCTCACGGGCCATCCCGATCCGCGACGAGCAGGACCGTATCCTGCGGTGGTTCGGTACGAACACCGATATCACCGACCGCATGCTTATGGAGGAGGAGATCAGGCACATGGCGCACCACGACGCGCTCACCGGCCTGCCGAACAGGCGTCTCTTCCTCGACATCGTCACCATCGAGACAGCCCAGGCCCGCCGCCATGCTAAAAAGCTGGCGATCCTCTTCCTCGACCTCGACCGCTTCAAAGAGGTCAACGACACCCTGGGGCATGAGGCAGGCGACAGACTGCTCAAAGAGGTCGCCGAACGGCTCAGGGAGAGCGTCAGGGAGTCGGACACCGTGGCGCGCATCGGCGGCGACGAGTTCAATATCCTCCTTGCCGATATCGTCCATACCGAGGACATTGCCCTTATCGCCCGCAAGGTCGTGGACGCTTTCCGGAAGCCCTATACGGTTAACGGGCACGAGCTCTCCATCACCACCAGCATCGGCATCAGCGTCTATCCCGACGATGCCGAAGAGATAGAGCCGCTCTTCCGCTACGCGGATATCGCCCTGTATCATGCCAAGGAGAGGGGCAGGAACGCCTACCAGTTCTTCAGCGACGAATTGAACAGCCGGACTGTCGAGAGGGTGCGGATAGAGAGCGACCTGCGCCGGACCCTCGAGCGGGGCGAACTGACCGTGCATTACCAGCCCCAGATCGATATCGCCTCCCGCACGGTCGTCTGCGCCGAAGCGCTGGTGCGATGGCAGCATCCCGAGGAGGGGCTCCTCGGTCCCGTGCGCTTCCTGCCGGTCGCCGAGGAGACCGGGCTCGTCTCGGCCATCGACGAGTGGGTGCTGAGGACCGCATGCGCCCAGGTGCGCGGATGGCAGGAGGAGGGATGGTCCGGCCTCTTTATCACCGTGAACCTCTCGGGGCGTCAGCTCCACCACCCGGAACTGGGCACCCTCATAACGGGCATATTGGAAGAGACGGGGCTCACCCCGGAGTGCCTCGATATCGAGGTCGCCGAGCGTGTCGTCATGAGCAACATCGAGAGAGCGAGCACCCGCCTGAACGAGCTGGCCCGGAAGGGGCTGCGCATCTCGATCGACGACTTCGGCACCGGCTGCTCGTCGGTGATCCACCTGAAGCGCCTCCCTGTCCAGCGGCTCAAGATCGACCGCTCCTTTATCCACGACATCGCCACCGATCCCGACGACCGGGCGATCATCACCGCCGTAACCTCCCTGGCGCACAGCATGCAGATGAGGGTCGTGGCCGAAGGGGTCGAGACCGAGGAGCAGCTCTCGTTCCTCAGGGCGAGCCGGTGCGACGAGATGCAGGGACACCTCTTCAGCGCCCCGCTGCCTGCCGGGGAATTCGGAGAGCTGATGCGCCGCGGCGCGTAG
- a CDS encoding translocation/assembly module TamB domain-containing protein codes for MKRALLALSASGVILLAAIAGGIGFLVATERGLQLLLPRLVTFLPGEVSIEEARGRLIGPLSLNGVRYRAGGTTVTLERLSLDWMPYFLLSGEVYVTELNARGITVTTAGAEEGKAPSPPQLPEIRLPLAVTVRNALLSDITLVRGAPAPPVIINRIALDMDSGLMQTLRIRKLDIEMPSLSARLKGSVRTARNYPFDLTAEWTAASEGYPRMEGGGAAEGTLERFIVRQQLRAPFEATVTAVIADPFTTLRWGAHLRIQKLSPRTIRGEWPAVLLQGAFKGQGYGSSFDMEGDFTAADTGYGTLKGEVSLSRGEEELTVHRLVLALQESTARATLSGTYVPAGPEKGRDPVSARGSWSGLTWPLRGKDPALASPQGSFTVAGSPDAYRFTIDFGLEGKTAAAGGEGIRWTAHGTAAGHGDTSSVTVKTFQGRTLEGTVSGSGSIAWRPALDWTVSLRGKGINPGVLWPDWQGSIGLRASLSGKDRSGAVLTTIDLQEARGKVRGYPLAAALRLSMSGSAYWLQKARLSSGGTVITASGAVADTWNLSWELVSPKLDALLPAARGSLKGSGSVNGPRAAPFIAAALSGRNLAFRNHSAEALDAEVGLDMQDIRPSRIDLSAAGLRIAGQTVRAAALKGTGRLSSHTLSAEIRTGRVTLPLRAEGGYRDKVWQGSLTQARLITEDYGTWTLASPGPLAVNTATGAVRTGEWCLANASSRLCLYFTFSWNTQAIEGTINAELRELGLIAALVPTLQNTSGLLKADLAFSGTAAEPQVAGRLALEQGAATVPDLGIRLVGIQLSASGSGGGPLRIEGRALSGPGSITVSGTASLGPGQAPSLSLRVTGREFLAYRKPDARILASPDIAVTIKGRCVEASGELLIPEASITPRSGAAAVPVSEDVVIVSEREERKKKRDEEEWKIYARIRIVLGDRVSFSGFGLNGNVRGSVLVVDEPGQLTTAQGELSIVNGRYTAYGRSLQIDRGRLLFAGGPVTNPVLDMSAVRKAGDVTAGVRVQGNLRNPRLTLFSTPTMEQTQILSYLILGQPLQSATSEEGQLLYRAATSLSLSGGEFLARRIGRTFGIQDIRIEKGTTIEEAALVLGTYLSPRLYVSYGIGLFEPAGRLLLRYDLSRRLQLRVESGVESGADLLYQFER; via the coding sequence ATGAAACGCGCCCTTCTCGCGCTCTCTGCCAGCGGGGTGATCCTGCTCGCTGCCATCGCCGGCGGCATAGGGTTCCTCGTCGCGACCGAAAGGGGGCTGCAGTTGCTCTTGCCGCGGCTCGTCACCTTCCTGCCGGGCGAGGTATCGATAGAGGAGGCCCGCGGCCGCCTGATAGGCCCGCTCTCGCTCAACGGCGTACGCTACCGCGCCGGCGGGACAACCGTAACGCTCGAAAGACTCTCCCTCGACTGGATGCCGTATTTCCTCCTTTCGGGAGAGGTCTATGTGACGGAGCTCAACGCCAGGGGGATTACCGTTACGACCGCCGGCGCCGAAGAGGGGAAAGCCCCCTCTCCCCCGCAGCTTCCCGAGATCCGTCTCCCGCTCGCGGTCACCGTACGGAATGCGCTGCTCAGCGATATCACGCTCGTGCGAGGCGCTCCAGCGCCTCCGGTGATCATCAACCGCATCGCTCTCGATATGGACTCCGGCCTCATGCAGACGCTCCGCATCCGGAAACTGGATATAGAGATGCCTTCTCTCTCTGCACGCCTGAAGGGTTCAGTGCGCACGGCGCGGAACTATCCGTTCGACCTCACTGCCGAATGGACAGCGGCGTCCGAAGGGTATCCTCGGATGGAGGGAGGCGGGGCCGCCGAGGGCACGCTCGAACGGTTTATAGTGCGCCAGCAGCTGCGCGCACCGTTCGAAGCGACTGTCACGGCCGTGATAGCCGATCCCTTTACAACGCTGCGCTGGGGAGCGCATCTCCGCATACAGAAGCTCTCGCCCCGGACGATACGCGGGGAGTGGCCTGCCGTGCTCCTGCAAGGCGCCTTCAAGGGACAGGGCTACGGCTCATCCTTCGACATGGAAGGAGACTTCACCGCTGCCGATACCGGCTATGGAACCCTGAAAGGCGAGGTCTCCCTTTCCCGCGGCGAGGAAGAGCTGACGGTCCATCGCCTCGTCCTGGCGCTGCAGGAGAGCACGGCGAGGGCAACGCTGAGCGGCACGTATGTCCCCGCAGGTCCCGAAAAAGGGCGGGACCCGGTCTCGGCCCGCGGGTCGTGGAGCGGCCTCACCTGGCCGCTGCGGGGAAAGGACCCCGCGCTCGCCAGCCCGCAAGGGAGCTTCACCGTAGCAGGTTCTCCTGACGCCTACCGGTTCACCATCGATTTCGGTCTCGAAGGGAAGACGGCGGCTGCCGGAGGAGAGGGAATACGCTGGACCGCGCACGGGACCGCTGCCGGCCATGGAGATACGAGCTCCGTGACGGTGAAGACCTTCCAGGGCAGGACACTGGAAGGGACCGTGAGCGGCAGCGGGAGCATTGCCTGGAGACCCGCGCTCGACTGGACCGTATCGCTACGGGGGAAGGGAATCAACCCCGGCGTCCTGTGGCCGGACTGGCAGGGATCGATCGGTCTTCGCGCCTCCCTCTCGGGCAAGGACCGTTCGGGCGCCGTGCTGACGACGATCGATCTCCAGGAGGCGCGGGGGAAGGTGCGCGGGTATCCCCTCGCCGCAGCGCTGCGCCTCTCGATGAGCGGCAGCGCTTACTGGCTGCAGAAGGCGCGGCTCTCCTCGGGAGGGACCGTGATCACCGCTTCGGGAGCGGTCGCCGATACCTGGAATCTCTCGTGGGAGCTCGTCTCGCCCAAACTGGATGCGCTCCTGCCTGCAGCCAGGGGATCGCTCAAGGGCAGCGGGTCGGTGAACGGGCCGCGGGCCGCTCCCTTCATAGCAGCCGCCCTGTCGGGCAGAAATCTCGCCTTCCGGAACCATAGCGCGGAAGCCCTGGATGCAGAAGTCGGACTCGATATGCAGGATATCAGGCCGTCGCGTATCGATCTCAGCGCCGCCGGCCTGCGTATCGCGGGACAGACGGTCAGGGCAGCAGCGCTGAAGGGGACCGGCAGGCTGTCATCGCATACGCTCTCCGCAGAGATCAGGACCGGCCGGGTCACCCTCCCGTTGCGGGCTGAAGGCGGATACCGCGACAAGGTCTGGCAGGGCAGCCTGACCCAGGCGCGCCTCATCACCGAAGACTACGGCACCTGGACGCTCGCCTCTCCCGGACCGCTGGCGGTCAATACGGCGACCGGTGCGGTGAGGACAGGAGAATGGTGTCTCGCGAATGCTTCTTCCCGGCTCTGCCTGTATTTCACTTTTTCCTGGAATACCCAGGCGATAGAGGGGACGATAAACGCGGAGCTGAGAGAGCTCGGGCTCATCGCCGCTCTCGTCCCCACGCTTCAGAATACGAGCGGCCTCCTGAAGGCCGACCTCGCCTTTTCCGGCACTGCGGCCGAGCCGCAGGTTGCGGGACGCCTCGCGCTGGAGCAAGGAGCGGCGACCGTGCCGGACCTCGGCATCAGGCTCGTGGGAATACAGCTCAGCGCCTCGGGCAGCGGTGGCGGTCCGCTCAGGATCGAGGGGCGGGCTCTCTCGGGGCCCGGCAGCATAACGGTAAGCGGCACCGCGTCGCTGGGGCCCGGGCAGGCGCCGTCCCTTTCTCTTCGGGTTACGGGGAGAGAGTTCCTCGCCTATCGCAAACCGGATGCGCGCATTCTCGCTTCGCCCGATATCGCGGTGACTATCAAAGGACGCTGCGTCGAGGCATCGGGCGAGCTGCTCATTCCCGAGGCGTCGATAACGCCGCGCAGCGGAGCTGCGGCGGTGCCGGTCTCGGAGGATGTCGTTATTGTCTCCGAAAGGGAAGAGAGGAAAAAGAAGAGGGATGAAGAGGAGTGGAAGATCTATGCCCGTATCAGGATCGTGCTCGGAGACCGCGTCTCCTTCAGCGGGTTCGGGCTGAACGGAAACGTCAGGGGGAGCGTCCTCGTCGTGGACGAGCCGGGGCAGCTCACCACCGCCCAGGGAGAGCTGTCCATCGTCAACGGCCGCTACACGGCGTACGGCCGGTCGCTCCAGATCGACCGCGGGCGTCTTCTCTTTGCCGGCGGACCGGTCACGAACCCCGTGCTCGATATGAGCGCCGTGCGGAAAGCCGGCGACGTAACCGCCGGCGTCAGGGTCCAGGGAAATCTCAGGAACCCGCGCCTTACGCTGTTTTCCACGCCGACCATGGAGCAGACCCAGATACTCTCCTACCTCATCCTGGGCCAGCCCCTCCAGAGCGCGACGAGCGAGGAGGGGCAGCTGCTCTACCGGGCAGCCACGTCCCTCTCCCTCAGCGGCGGCGAGTTCCTGGCGCGCCGCATCGGCAGAACCTTCGGCATCCAGGATATCCGCATCGAGAAGGGCACCACGATAGAAGAGGCGGCACTCGTGCTCGGCACCTATCTCTCTCCGCGGCTCTACGTGAGCTACGGCATAGGCCTCTTCGAGCCGGCGGGCAGGCTCCTGCTCCGCTACGACCTCAGCAGGCGGCTCCAGCTGCGGGTCGAGTCAGGAGTCGAGAGCGGCGCCGACCTCCTGTATCAATTCGAGCGATAG
- the lipA gene encoding lipoyl synthase, whose product MHLPEWIRTKTTGLHATRHVLRNHRLTTVCEEARCPNRGVCFSKPTATFMILGDRCTRSCAFCSVQEGSAASGGPAEVDADEPGRVAAAAAELGLRYVVVTSVTRDDLSDGGAAQFAATIREVRGLLPDAKVEVLTPDFKGDREALAVVLAARPDVFNHNVETVPRLYPTVRPQAEYRRSLEALRSAKEIAPDIMTKSGLMVGLGETMDEVLALFGDLRAAGCDILTVGQYLRPAKKNLPVVEYVRPETFELLRQRALGLGFAFVASGPLVRSSMNAEEMYGSP is encoded by the coding sequence ATGCATCTGCCCGAGTGGATCAGAACAAAAACGACGGGGCTCCACGCCACCAGGCATGTCCTCAGAAACCACCGGCTCACCACGGTCTGCGAGGAGGCGCGCTGCCCGAACAGGGGCGTCTGCTTCTCGAAGCCGACCGCCACCTTCATGATTCTCGGGGACCGCTGCACCAGGAGCTGCGCCTTCTGTTCGGTACAGGAAGGGAGCGCAGCGTCAGGAGGGCCGGCAGAGGTCGATGCGGACGAGCCCGGACGGGTTGCTGCTGCCGCAGCCGAGCTCGGCTTGCGCTATGTGGTAGTCACCTCCGTGACGCGCGATGACCTTTCCGACGGCGGCGCAGCGCAGTTTGCGGCGACGATCAGGGAGGTGAGGGGGCTGCTCCCCGATGCAAAGGTCGAGGTGCTCACGCCTGACTTCAAGGGAGACCGGGAGGCCCTTGCCGTCGTGCTCGCCGCGAGACCCGATGTATTCAACCACAATGTCGAGACCGTGCCGAGGCTGTATCCCACGGTGCGGCCCCAGGCCGAATATCGGCGGTCGCTCGAGGCGCTGCGGAGCGCAAAGGAGATCGCGCCGGACATCATGACCAAATCAGGGCTGATGGTCGGCCTCGGCGAGACCATGGATGAGGTGCTCGCGCTCTTCGGCGACCTGAGGGCAGCGGGCTGCGATATCCTCACGGTGGGGCAGTATCTGAGGCCTGCAAAAAAGAATCTTCCTGTAGTAGAATACGTAAGGCCGGAGACCTTCGAGCTGCTCCGGCAGCGGGCGCTCGGCCTCGGCTTCGCATTCGTCGCCTCGGGTCCGCTGGTGCGGAGCTCGATGAATGCAGAAGAAATGTACGGTAGCCCATAG
- a CDS encoding autotransporter assembly complex family protein — protein MTISRALIRLPVLLLALLLRIAPDASAAEPAAPPRAALSPATLSVEVIGVEDPLLGNILSFLAIEQEKSDQALTAERIERLHERAPEEIRRALQPFGYYTPEIRSDLVRSGRLWTARYVVEPGRPVLIGDIDLVITGEGSGNDRIERVRRDLPISIGDRLVHPRYERAKQELLEAATDQGYLDAEFLTSVVEVYPERHTAAVTLHLDTGPLYRFGEVTFEQEALRPEFLARYVPFDEGDPFRLSGLLELQNALGDSDYFSSVEVEPRYAEAEDLTVPVDVKLVPRKRQRYTVGAGYGTDTGFRAILGWENRRVNRRGHRFTSELRLSEIRQSLTARYLIPMKNPRTDRLEFSTGISEEDTKTSESRIYALGASYTRKRGEWQATFYTNLQQERFSVGDEEGSSRLIIPGTIWTRYKANDPIYVTHGSRITLELKGAHTALLSDTSFIQFRAATSFIRSPWRSGRVLLRAGFGFSQVERFRDLPASQRFFAGGDRSVRGYGYNTLGPKRDGNVIGGKHLIEGSVEYERRLTSSWSAAAFYDVGNALNNLSDPLKQGAGVGVRWKSPVGLVRVDVALALDPEPDERQWRIHLNIGPDL, from the coding sequence ATGACCATTTCCAGAGCACTCATCAGGCTTCCGGTCCTCCTCCTGGCGCTGCTCCTCCGGATCGCTCCGGACGCATCGGCAGCAGAGCCCGCTGCGCCCCCGCGTGCAGCTCTCTCACCGGCAACTCTCTCGGTAGAAGTAATCGGCGTCGAGGACCCGCTGCTGGGCAACATCCTCTCCTTCCTCGCGATCGAGCAGGAAAAGAGCGATCAGGCCCTTACAGCGGAAAGGATCGAACGGCTGCACGAGCGGGCCCCGGAAGAGATCAGGCGGGCGCTCCAGCCCTTCGGCTACTATACGCCCGAGATACGCTCCGACCTGGTGCGGAGCGGCAGGCTCTGGACCGCACGCTATGTCGTGGAGCCGGGGAGACCGGTCCTCATCGGAGATATCGATCTGGTAATAACCGGCGAAGGCTCGGGTAACGACCGGATCGAGCGGGTGAGGAGAGATCTCCCCATAAGCATAGGAGACCGCCTGGTCCATCCCCGCTACGAAAGGGCGAAGCAGGAGCTGCTCGAGGCGGCGACCGATCAGGGATATCTCGATGCCGAGTTCCTGACGAGCGTGGTCGAGGTCTATCCGGAGCGGCATACCGCTGCCGTCACCCTGCATCTCGACACCGGTCCGCTCTACCGCTTCGGCGAGGTGACCTTCGAACAGGAAGCGCTCCGGCCGGAATTCCTCGCGCGGTATGTTCCCTTTGATGAGGGAGACCCCTTCCGGCTCTCCGGCCTGCTCGAGCTCCAGAATGCGCTCGGCGACAGCGACTATTTCAGCTCCGTCGAGGTGGAGCCCCGGTATGCCGAAGCCGAGGACCTGACCGTTCCCGTAGACGTAAAGCTCGTCCCGAGAAAGCGTCAGAGGTATACTGTCGGCGCGGGCTACGGTACCGATACCGGGTTCCGCGCCATTCTCGGCTGGGAGAACCGGCGGGTGAACCGCAGGGGACACCGCTTCACCAGCGAGCTGCGGCTCTCCGAGATCAGGCAGAGCCTTACCGCCCGGTATCTCATCCCCATGAAAAACCCCCGCACCGACCGCCTCGAATTTTCGACGGGCATCTCCGAGGAGGATACGAAGACGAGCGAGAGCCGGATCTATGCGCTCGGCGCGAGCTACACCCGCAAGCGCGGCGAGTGGCAGGCTACTTTCTATACCAACCTCCAGCAGGAGCGTTTCAGTGTGGGCGATGAGGAGGGCAGCTCGCGCCTCATCATCCCCGGGACGATATGGACCCGGTACAAGGCGAACGACCCGATCTACGTGACCCACGGCAGCAGGATAACCCTCGAGCTGAAAGGCGCGCATACGGCGCTCCTCTCCGACACCTCCTTCATCCAGTTCCGGGCCGCCACCTCGTTCATCCGCTCGCCCTGGCGGTCGGGAAGGGTACTGCTCCGCGCCGGCTTCGGCTTCAGCCAGGTCGAACGGTTCAGGGACCTGCCCGCCTCGCAGCGTTTCTTTGCCGGCGGCGACAGGAGCGTCCGGGGATACGGGTATAACACGCTCGGGCCCAAGCGCGACGGCAACGTGATCGGCGGCAAGCATCTCATCGAAGGCAGCGTCGAGTACGAGCGCCGCCTCACCTCCTCCTGGAGCGCCGCGGCCTTTTACGATGTGGGCAACGCGCTCAACAACCTCTCCGATCCCCTGAAGCAGGGCGCAGGGGTCGGGGTGCGGTGGAAATCCCCGGTCGGGCTGGTGCGCGTCGACGTCGCCCTGGCGCTCGACCCCGAGCCGGACGAGCGGCAGTGGCGCATTCACCTGAATATCGGGCCGGACCTATGA
- a CDS encoding glycosyltransferase family 4 protein, translating to MRERKQAAPKSDFRILQNQDSFRNEEYRAHAVPLLAVLSERGYPDAVKRLRSNGFIAGLLLYLFAREFKIIVTVGHRAAMVYGLLGRLLGRRGRVHLAKEFFFEKSERPSLLKKISAGIMRFALRDVDAVVVNASAEARAYAGALGLPESRLRFIPWPTNIDRPEMIPDSDGSIVAAGRSLRDWPTLFSAAEGMGRRIIVIASRQDVAAARPPSSVELLCDIPYHQYIALLKKAELVVIPLYDTQRSTGQASFLEAMAFGKAVIVADVVGARDYIENGVSGLLYRPGDAAELRRKMEALLSDKELRERLSRSGYAMIVERFNKQRYVKEMLRLIRECRAKADQEALPRYTGEEIPVLSIPGPAEPVLGQKEAAHGGGVKPQEKDAA from the coding sequence ATGAGAGAGAGAAAGCAGGCAGCGCCGAAGAGCGATTTCAGGATTCTACAGAACCAGGACAGCTTCAGGAATGAGGAATACAGGGCGCATGCAGTGCCGCTCCTGGCCGTGCTGAGCGAGAGGGGGTATCCCGATGCCGTCAAACGGCTGCGCAGCAACGGCTTCATAGCAGGCCTGCTCCTGTATCTTTTTGCCCGTGAGTTCAAGATCATCGTCACCGTCGGCCACCGGGCGGCGATGGTGTACGGCCTGCTCGGCCGCCTCCTGGGCAGGCGGGGAAGGGTCCACCTTGCCAAGGAGTTCTTTTTCGAGAAGAGCGAGAGGCCCTCGCTCCTGAAAAAAATCTCGGCAGGGATCATGCGCTTCGCGCTCCGCGATGTCGATGCCGTGGTGGTGAACGCCTCTGCCGAAGCGCGCGCGTATGCCGGGGCCCTGGGGCTGCCCGAGAGCAGGCTCAGGTTTATTCCCTGGCCCACCAATATCGATCGTCCCGAGATGATCCCGGACAGCGACGGATCGATCGTAGCTGCCGGACGGAGCCTGCGCGACTGGCCCACGCTCTTTTCCGCAGCAGAAGGCATGGGCAGGCGCATCATCGTCATCGCATCACGACAGGACGTCGCCGCAGCAAGGCCGCCCTCATCGGTCGAGCTGCTGTGCGATATCCCTTATCACCAGTATATTGCGCTGCTGAAGAAAGCCGAGCTCGTGGTCATCCCCCTGTACGATACGCAGCGCTCGACGGGCCAGGCCTCGTTTCTCGAAGCCATGGCGTTCGGCAAAGCGGTCATCGTCGCCGATGTGGTCGGCGCCAGGGATTATATAGAGAACGGCGTGAGCGGGCTCCTCTACCGTCCGGGAGACGCCGCCGAGCTCCGGCGGAAAATGGAGGCGCTCCTCTCCGACAAGGAGCTGCGGGAGCGGCTTTCCCGTAGTGGATATGCAATGATAGTCGAACGCTTCAACAAGCAGCGCTATGTAAAGGAAATGCTCCGGCTCATACGGGAATGCAGGGCCAAGGCAGATCAGGAGGCGCTGCCCCGCTACACGGGCGAAGAGATACCCGTCCTGTCGATCCCCGGTCCGGCAGAGCCCGTCCTCGGACAGAAAGAGGCGGCGCACGGAGGCGGCGTGAAACCGCAGGAAAAAGACGCGGCATAA